The following coding sequences are from one Lolium rigidum isolate FL_2022 chromosome 6, APGP_CSIRO_Lrig_0.1, whole genome shotgun sequence window:
- the LOC124662330 gene encoding glutathione transferase GST 23-like translates to MEEAAAKMPEQPAVKLIGWLSPYVHRAEVALRLKGVPYELIQDDMANKSGLLLAHNPVHKKVPVLLHGDRSIPESLIIVEYVDEAFHGPPLLPADPLARAAARFWARFVDDKLWKALWVALWTEPGQAQVALATSARESLTLLEAQLPEGKRFFGGDAIGFLDIAASGVALWLPVFEEMAGVRLLAEEEHPALCRWARQYAAEETVRRCTPDRTMMLVFLTPKRGMFVSTAKAMAAQM, encoded by the exons atggaggaggcagcagccaAGATGCCTGAGCAGCCGGCGGTGAAGCTCATCGGCTGGCTCAGCCCGTACGTCCACCGCGCGGAGGTGGCCCTGCGGCTCAAGGGCGTGCCCTACGAGCTCATCCAGGACGACATGGCCAACAAGAGCGGCCTCCTGCTCGCCCACAACCCAGTCCACAAGAAGGTCCCCGTGCTCCTCCACGGCGACCGCTCCATCCCGGAGTCGCTCATCATCGTCGAATACGTCGACGAGGCCTTCCACGGCCCGCCCCTCCTCCCCGCCGACCccctcgcccgcgccgccgcccgcttcTGGGCCCGCTTCGTCGACGATAAG CTGTGGAAGGCCTTGTGGGTGGCGCTCTGGACGGAGCCCGGCCAGGCGCAGGTGGCTCTGGCGACCTCGGCAAGGGAGAGCCTGACGCTACTGGAGGCGCAGCTGCCGGAAGGGAAAAGGTTCTTCGGGGGCGACGCCATCGGGTTCCTCGACATCGCCGCCAGCGGGGTGGCGCTTTGGCTGCCTGTGTTCGAGGAGATGGCCGGGGTGCGGCTGCTTGCCGAGGAGGAGCACCCGGCGCTGTGCCGGTGGGCGAGGCAGTACGCGGCCGAGGAGACCGTGCGGCGGTGCACGCCGGACAGGACAATGATGCTTGTCTTCTTGACGCCCAAGAGGGGCATGTTCGTGTCCACGGCCAAGGCCATGGCCGCACAGATGTAA